In Musa acuminata AAA Group cultivar baxijiao chromosome BXJ2-3, Cavendish_Baxijiao_AAA, whole genome shotgun sequence, the following proteins share a genomic window:
- the LOC135607767 gene encoding TLC domain-containing protein At5g14285-like, with the protein MEIMMPACWLLPHIFAAFSVTYLLGYFVIFRNWNPKYRPDASSCFISLFHGSPAVFLAVAAILNQPVRGFASPNTNFQNLVLDFSIGYFTVDLLHYLILIPGDYLFIAHHLATLFVFVTCRYLVVHGAFSILVLLVLAEVTSACQNVWTLAGLRKADLPIAARIHKNLSPPFYGLYTIMRGFIGPVFFCKMSAYYLSGKASNVIPIWVSAAWIVVVGGAILVSIMWISNLWLQFFKDENVEKKDS; encoded by the coding sequence ATGGAGATTATGATGCCTGCGTGTTGGCTACTTCCCCATATCTTTGCAGCGTTTTCTGTGACATATCTGCTCGGTTACTTCGTGATCTTCCGCAACTGGAATCCAAAGTATCGCCCGGATGCATCTAGTTGCTTCATCTCCTTGTTCCATGGTTCCCCGGCGGTGTTCTTGGCTGTTGCCGCAATCCTGAACCAACCTGTTCGAGGATTTGCCTCGCCCAATACCAATTTCCAGAACCTCGTTCTCGACTTCAGCATTGGCTACTTCACTGTTGATCTCCTGCACTACTTGATCTTAATTCCCGGAGACTATCTCTTTATCGCCCACCACCTGGCAACACTCTTCGTGTTCGTCACCTGCCGTTACCTTGTTGTCCATGGTGCATTTTCTATTCTGGTTCTTCTTGTGCTAGCCGAGGTCACCAGTGCATGCCAGAACGTGTGGACGCTTGCTGGGTTAAGGAAGGCAGATTTGCCCATTGCTGCAAGAATACATAAGAATTTGTCTCCTCCCTTCTATGGCTTGTATACGATCATGAGGGGGTTCATTGGGCCGGTGTTCTTCTGCAAGATGAGTGCATACTATTTGAGTGGAAAAGCCAGCAATGTCATTCCGATCTGGGTTTCTGCTGCGTGGATCGTGGTGGTTGGTGGTGCAATTTTGGTCAGCATCATGTGGATATCTAACTTGTGGTTGCAATTCTTTAAAGACGAGAATGTAGAGAAAAAAGATAGCTAA